GGGTCGTGCCAGTGGGCGGGAAACGCGGCCTTGACCGACTTGCGGTAGGGCCGGCCGGTCAGCGCGAAGCCCAGCGTCTTGATGTCCAGCGCGGCCCAGCCGAACGGCGAACGGCCGGCGAACCGCATCATGTACCAGAACATCCACGTGAAATCGAAGCCGGCCGGGAAGGCGATGAACACCGGCTTGCCGGGCAGCTTTTCCACCCAGTCGACGTAGCGCGGCAGCACGTCCTCGGGCCGTTCCAGGTTGCGGCGGCAGGCGGCCCAGGCGTCGGGCTGCGTTTTCCACCACTGCATCTGCACCGGATGGCCGGCCGCGCCGGGTAGCGTCTCCAGGTTGGCGGCGAACGTGCCGACGACGGTCTTGTCCGCCAGCATGGCCACCGACGCGAACGACAGCATCGAATGGGGCCCGGGGATCGGCCCGTCCGCCTCGACGTCGGTACTGACGTAGATCTCGGGCCGGGTGTCGGGCGGCTGCTTCCTGGCCATGCGGCGGGCCGTCAGGCGGCGTCGATCACGTGGTCGGCCACGAACGGGTTGCTGCGCCGCTCGTCGCCGAACGTCGAGACGGGGCCGTGGCCGGGCACGAACGTCACGTCGTCGCCCAGCGGCCAGAGCCGCGTGCGGATCGAGCGGACCAGGTCGGCATGATTACCGCGCGGAAAGTCGGTGCGGCCGATCGAGCCGGCGAACAGCACGTCGCCGACGATGGCCAGCTGGTTGGCGCGCGAGAAGAACACCACGTGGCCCGGCGTATGGCCGGGGCAGTGGTAGACCTCAAGGGTCTCGTTGCCGAACGTGACCGTGTCGCCGTTCTGCAGCCAGCGGTCGGGCTCGAAGACCTCGGCGTGCCCGAATCCGAAGCGGCGCGTCTGCTCGGGCAGTTGCTCGATCCAGAAGCGCTCGTCCTCGTGCGGGCCCTCGATCGGCACGCCAAACTGGCGCGCCAGCGCGGCGGCGCCGGCGCAGTGATCGACGTGGCCGTGCGTCAGGAAGATCTTCTCCAGCGTGACGCCGTGCTCCTGGATCGCCGCCGTGATGCGGTTCAGGTCGCCGCCGGGGTCGCAGACCGCCGCGCGCTGCGTGGCTTCGTCGATCAGCAGCGAACAGTTCTGCTGGAACGGCGTGACGGGGATCAGGAGGACTTTCACTTTTGTGATCGACAGAGCGCTTGAAGGGCCAGCCGGGCAGGGCGGACGGCGCGCCGGCGGGGTGAAACATTGTAGCCGCCGGCGGCAGGCGCGGCGGTGTCCGGAATCCTCGGTTCGGCGTTTGAAGCGCGAGTGAGAATCGTCTGAAAGTCGAATATGGATCACCCGCGCGACGCGCCGGGCCAATCGGCGCAATCCCTTGTCAGACGGCGGATTGCGGGAAATTGGGCGCCAATCTTACAGATTTCGTAACAAAATCAAGGCACTAGCTTGAAACGACCGGTGTTAGACTGCGCCGATGCTCAGTCTGCCCCTATTTCGTCCGGGGTCCGTGCGCGAGGCAGCGCCCGGCTCCAACCGCTTCCTTCGTCAATGCGCCATCATCGTGTCGGCGCTGGTGATGGCCGCGTGCGCGACGCCACCGGGCAGCGAGACCGACACCGCCGCGGATGCCTCGGGCGCCATCGCCACGAAGTCCGCCAAGACCCGGCCGGCGCGTCCGGCCACGGCCGCCGGCGCCAAGTCCGAGGATCGCGGCAACTGGAACCTGTTCGGGCTGCAGGACGACAACGCGCCGTCCCAGCCGTCGATCGACGGCCTGCGCGCCGACATGGGCACGTTCGAGCAGCGCGGCATGGCGTCGTGGTACGGCAAGGGCTTCCACGGCCGAAAAACCGCCAACGGCGAGCGCTTCGACATGCGCGCGATGACGGCGGCCCACCCGTCGCTGCCGCTCGATAGCTGGGTGCTGGTGCGCAACCTGCGCAACAACAAGGTGGCCGTGGTGCGCATCAACGACCGCGGCCCGTACCACGGCAACCGGATCCTGGACCTGTCCTACGCCGCCGCCAAGCGGCTGAACTTCGTCGATCACGGCGCCACGCAGGTGGAAATCCGCCGGCTGTCGCGGACCGAAGTGGCGGCGCTGGGCCCGAACGTCGAGGCGGGCGGCATGGAAGCCGGCGACGGCAGCGGCGCCGACGAGGTGCCCGACACGGCCAGCACGCTGGTGCCGACCAAGGCGAAGGCCAAGGCCCGCACCGTCCGGCACAAGAAGAAGTAAGGCGATGCGCCACGGCTGGCACCGGATGCTCCCGCTCCCGACCTGCCGCCTCCCGCTTCTCCTTCCAGTAAGAAATATCTCAAACGGCACGACCCGCAAGGACGTGCCGTTTGGCGTTTCAGGCGGCGTTTCAGGCTTCCTGCTCGCTGCCGTCCGCACCCGCTTCGCCGCGCTGCGCGAGCGCCAACTGGTACAGCGCGTCGGTGCGGGCCCCGGTGATGGCCGCCGCCAGCTTGGCGGCACGCTTGGCCGGCAGCTCGGCCAGCAGCAGCTTCAGCACGCGCACCGCCTCGGGGTCGGGCGTGTCGGCATCGGCGTCCTCGGCACGGCCCGCGCCTTCCACCACCAGCACGAACTCGCCCTTGCCGCGCGCCGCCTCGGCCGCCAGCCACGCGGGTGCATCGGCAACGGTCACCACCGGCGTTTCCTCGAACAGCTTGGTCAGCTCGCGGCCGATCAGCAGGCGGCGCGTGGCGGGCAGGGCCTGGGCCAGCGCGGCCAGCGTGTCGGCGATGCGGTGCGGCGCCTCGTAGAGGATCCAGGCATGGTCCAGCGCGGCCAGTTGCGCGATGGCGTCCTGGCGCGCCTTGGCCTTGCCGGGCAGGAAGCCGACGAACGTGAAGCGGCCGTCGCCGGCCTCCACCATGTCGCCGGCCACCGACAGCGCCGTGACCGCCGCGCTGGGCCCCGGCAGCGGCACGACCTTCAGGCCGGCCGCGCGCACCGCCTCCACCAGCCGGGCGCCGGGATCGGAAATACCCGGCGTGCCGGCATCGGAGACGTAGGCGATGCGCTCGCCCGCGCCCAGCCGTTCGACGATGCGCACGGCGGCTTCTCGCTCGTTGTGCTCGTGCACGGCCACCAGCGGCCGCTGCAGCCCCACGCGCGACAGCAGCTGGCCGGTGTTGCGGGTGTCCTCGCAGGCGATGGCGTCGGCCAGGCCCAGCACGTGCAGCGCGCGCAGCGACAGGTCCGCGACATTCCCGATCGGCGTGGCCACCACGTACAGCGTACCCGCGGGATAGGTCTGGCCGGCGGCCAGTTGGGTCCAGTCATTCATGCTTGAGAACTTCCGTTGAATCGCTCATTCCAATCCACCACGCCGGGCGTGGCGCGTACCGCGACGCAGGCCGGCGCGCTGGCCGAGGACCGCGCGCTGGCCTATCTGCGCCGCCAGGGGCTGGCGCAGGTCGTGCGCAATTATCGCTGCAAAGGCGGCGAGATCGACCTGATCATGCGCGCCGCGGACGGGACGCTGGTGTTCGTGGAGGTACGGCAGCGGCGCGGCCGGGGGTTTGGCGGCGCGGCGCAGAGCATCACGCCGGCCAAGCAGCGGCGGGTGCTGCACGCCGCCGCGCACTACCTGGCCACGCTGCCGAGCGTGCCGCCGTGCCGGGTGGACGTGGTGGCCATCGAGCCGGGCCGGATCGACTGGCTGCCCGGCGCGTTCGATCTCACGTCGGCCGACGGGAACGGCGGCGCGGACGCTGCGTCATAATGCGCGGGATTTCCGCGGATGTCTCCAGACCATGAGTATTGACAGTATCGAACAGCATTTCCTGGACAGTGCCGAAACCAAGCGGCTGGCCGCCACGCTGATGGCGCCGCATATCGACGCGGCCGTCGAGCGGATGGTGGCCGCGCTGACCAGCGGCAACAAGATCCTGGTGTGCGGCAACGGCGGGTCCGCGGCCGATGCCCAGCACTTTGCCGCCGAGCTGATCGGGCGCTTCGAGCGCGAGCGGCCGGGGCTAGCCGCCATCGCCCTGACCACCGACAGCTCGATCCTGACCGCCATCGGCAACGACTACGACTTTTCCGTGGTGTTTTCCAAGCAGGTGGAAGCCCTGGGCCAGCCCGGCGACATCCTGCTGGCGCTGTCGACGTCGGGCGACTCGGCCAACGTCGTGGCGGCGGTGCACGCGGCCCACCAGCGCGACATGGGCGTGGTGGCGCTGACCGGCAAGGGCGGCGGGCGCATTGCCACGGTGCTCGACGAATTCGACATCCACCTCTGCGCGCCGAGCGATCGCACCGCACGCATCCAGGAAGTGCATCTGCTGACACTGCACTGCCTGTGCGACGGGATCGACGAGGCGCTGCTGGGCGAGGCATGACGCGCCGCGCGGCAGTTATCCCCGGCTATCCACAGGGCTACCCACAGCCTGTGCACAGGAATGGCCGCGTCTTCCACAGGCTTATCCACAGGCGCGGCGGCATTGGCGCCTCGCGCAGCACGGTTTTTTCAGGCAATCTCGGCATTCATCCAGACACCCTCTACGCATGGCGAACGTGACCCATTCCAAGAAGACCTCTCCCGCCCGCATGGCCCGTACCGCCGTCACCGTGGCCGCCCTGCTGGTGTCCGCCACGCAGCTGGCTGGCTGCTTTCCCGTGCTGGCCGGCGCGGTAGGAACCGGCGTGGTGCTGGCGACGGACCGCCGGCCCACGGGCACCCAGGCGATCGACCGCGGCCTGCAGGTGGAAATCGACAGCACGCTGAGCCAGCGCTATGGTGACAGCCAGGCGCGCGTCAACACCACCGTGTACAACCGCAAAGTGCTGCTGACCGGCGAGGCGGCCAACGCCCAGATCAAGCAGCAGATCGAACAGTACGTGCGCGGCCTGTCGAACGCCCGCGAGGTGGTCAACGAGCTGGAGGTCACGGCGTCGCCGGGCTTCATGACGCGCAGCAACGACACGTACCTGACCAGCAAGGTCAAGACGCTGCTGGTGACGGCCGAGGGCGTGCCGGCCAATTCGATCAAGGTCACGACCGAAAAGGGCGTGGTCTACCTGATGGGCGTGGTGACCTCGCCCGAAGGCGACAAGGCCACCGACGTGGCGCGCAACGCCAGCGGCGTGCAGAAGGTGGTCAAGGTGTTCGACTACGTGAGCGAGGCCGAGCGTGCCCGCCTGGACCAGGCGTCGAGCTCGCAGAACGGTAACGCCGGCAGCGAGGCCGTGGGCACCCCGGCGCCGGTGCAGAGCGTGCCGGGCAGCCAGCCGAACGCGCCGGTCACCTCCGATGCGCCGGCGTCGATGGGCACGTCGGGCGCCACCACGAGCCCCGTGACCGCGCCGGTATCGTCCCCGGTGGCGCTGCCGCCGGGCCGCAATCTCCCTTAAGGAAACTGCCATGACCGCGCCGCTGCGATACCCGTTCTCCCTGCGTTGGATGGCCGGCCTCGCGGCGGCGATGTGCGCCGCGCCGCTGCTGGCGCAACCGGCCGCGGCCCCGGCCTCGGCACCGATGACCGCCGGCCCGGCCGATACCGGCAAGATGACGGTGGAGGTCCAGCGCGCCCGGACCGACCAGGCGCGCAACCAGGCCGCATCGTGCGCGGTCTGCCACGGCCCCGACGGCCGGGCGCCGGCGGACAGTCCCGTGCCCGGGCTGGCCGGGCGGTCCCAGGCGGAGCTGATCGAACTGATGCTGAACTTCAAGAACGGCAAGCGGCCCGGCACGGTGATGCCGCAGATCGCCAAGGGCTACAGCGACACCGAGATCATCGCGATGGCCGCGTGGTTCGCGGACCAGAAGTAAGCCGATGGACCGCCGGACGGTACTGAAGGCCGCGCTGGCCGCCACGGCGCCGGGCGCGTTGTCCGTGCGCCAGGCGCGCGCGGCCGCCCGCGCGAAGGTGGTGGTCATCGGCGGCGGCTACGGCGGCGCCACGGCGGCGCGCTACCTGCGCACCTGGAGCCGGGGCACGGTGGACGTGACGCTGGTGGAGCCCGATGCCGCGTTCGTCTCGTGTCCGCTGTCGAACCTGGTTGTGGCCGGCTTCCGGCAGATGGCCGATCTCACGCTGCCCTACGACGCGCTGGTGCGGCGCCACGGCGTACAGCACGTGCGGGACACGGCGGCCGCCATCGACACGTCGCGGCGCCAGGTGCGGCTGACCGGTGGCGGCACGCTGCCGTACGACCGGCTGGTTCTCTCGCCCGGCGTGGAGATGCAGTCCAGCGCCATCGACGGGCTGGCCGGCGCTGGCGACCGGGTGGTCCATGCCTGGAAGGCCGGCCCGCAGACCGATATCCTGCGCCGCCAACTGGCCGCCATGCGCGACGGCGGCACCTTCGCCATCACCATTCCGCTGGCGCCGTACCGCTGCCCGCCCGGGCCGTACGAGCGCGCCTGCCTGGTGGCCGACTACCTGAAGCAGCACAAGCCGCGCAGCAAGGTGCTGGTGTTCGATGCCAATCCCGACATCACGTCGAAGGGTGCGCTGTTCCGCCAGGTCTGGCAGACGCGCTACGCCGGCATGATCGAGTACCGGCCGCAGCACGAGACGGTGGGCGTGGACCCGGCCACGGGCATGCTGCGCTTCGACGTGCAGGACGATGAGAAAGTGGACGTGGCCAACCTGCTGCCGCCGCAGCGGGCCGGCGCCATCGCGGTGGGGGCCGGGCTGGCCACCGCCAACGGCCGGTGGTGCGAGGTCGACTTCCTGACGATGGCGTCGAAGGTGGCGCCCGACATCCACGTGCTGGGCGACGCGGTGCAGATTGCGCCGCTGATGCCCAAGTCCGGCACGATGGCAAACCAGCACGGCAAGGTGGCCGCGGCGGCCATCCTCCAGTTGCTGGCGGGGCAGGCGCCGGACCCGGTGCCGCTCTATACCAATACCTGCTACAGCTTCACGTCGGCGACAGAGGCAATCCACATCGCCAGCGTCCACCGCTACGACCCCGCCCAGCGGACGATGGTGACGGTGCCGGGCTCGGGCGGGCTGTCCACGGCGCCGAGCGCGCTGGAGGGCCAGTACGGCTGGGCCTGGGCGCGCAGCATCTGGGCCGACATGCTCGCCTAGGCGGCGACCGGCGACCGGCAACAGAACCGCAGGATCGTGCAATCGGCCGGCCGCAGCGGCTGGTACGCTGGCCGTGCCGGACGTCCCGCCCCCGGGACGCGGCACTTTCTTCTCGATCATGCAAGCCAAAGACCGTCTGCTCGCCCTCGCCATCATCGTGGTCTGGGGTGTCAATTTCGTCGTCATCAAGGTGGGGCTGGCCGGCGTGCCGCCGATGCTGCTGGGTACGCTGCGCTTTGCCCTGGTGGTGTTTCCCGCCATCTTCTTCATCCCGCGCCCGCGCATTCCGCTGCGCATGCTGGTGGCGTACGGGGCGTCGATCAGCCTGGGGCAGTTCGCCTTTCTGTTCTACGCGATGGCCGTGGGCATGCCGGCCGGGCTGGCGTCGCTGGTGCTGCAGTCGCAGGTGTTCTTCACGGTGGCCATTGCCGCGCTGTGGCTGGGCGAGCCGGTGCGCTGGCACAACCTGGCCGGCATGGTGATCGCGGCCGGCGGGCTGGCGCTGATCGGCAGCGCGGCGGCCCATGGGCCGGGCGGCATGACGGTGGCGGGCTTCCTGCTCACGCTGTGCGCGGCGCTGTGCTGGGCCACGGGCAATATCGTCAGCAAGAAGATCGGCCCGGTAGACCTGCTGGGGCTGGTGGTCTGGGGCGCGCTGGTCCCGATCGTGCCGTTCGCGCTGCTGTCGCTCTGGTTCGAGGGTCCGGCCCGCATCGCCCACGCGCTGACCGAGGTGTCGGGCCGGGGCGTGTTCGCTGTGTGCTACCTCGCATTCGCCGCCACGCTTTTCGGCTACACGATGTGGGGCCGGCTGCTCACGCGCTACGCGGCCAGCAAGGTGGCGCCGCTGACGCTGCTGGTGCCCGTGGTGGGGCTGGTATCGGCCCACCTGCTGCTGGGCGAGGACCTGGCGCCCGCGCAATGGGCCGGCGCCGTGGTCGTGATGGCCGGGCTGCTGGTCAACGTGTTCGGCAACCGGCTGGGGGCGGGCAGGGCGCTGGCACGCCGATAGCGGCCACCGTGGAGCCGTGTTGGCCTGCCCCAAGGGTTAACCCGTAGCGGGGCGACATTTCCCATCGCTTTTGTGCATATGGTTATCACTGTCGCATCCGTTTGCGGACGTTGACTTCAGGCAAAATAGCGGACTGGCCGCAACCGCCCGGGAGCCCTTACCGATCACCGCAGAGGCACTCCTGAGAAGCCCGCCCCAACGGCGGCCAGCGCGCGCCGCGCCGCGGAAGCCATTCCGAGCGCGGCCATTTGCCGTCCCCACGGCTCTCATACAGTTTGGAGCACAACACATGAAGCAGTTTGTCATCGCCGCCGCGCTGCTGGCCGCCGCCGCGTCCGCGCATGCCGCCGTCGAC
This sequence is a window from Cupriavidus pauculus. Protein-coding genes within it:
- a CDS encoding phosphoheptose isomerase; amino-acid sequence: MSIDSIEQHFLDSAETKRLAATLMAPHIDAAVERMVAALTSGNKILVCGNGGSAADAQHFAAELIGRFERERPGLAAIALTTDSSILTAIGNDYDFSVVFSKQVEALGQPGDILLALSTSGDSANVVAAVHAAHQRDMGVVALTGKGGGRIATVLDEFDIHLCAPSDRTARIQEVHLLTLHCLCDGIDEALLGEA
- a CDS encoding c-type cytochrome, giving the protein MTAPLRYPFSLRWMAGLAAAMCAAPLLAQPAAAPASAPMTAGPADTGKMTVEVQRARTDQARNQAASCAVCHGPDGRAPADSPVPGLAGRSQAELIELMLNFKNGKRPGTVMPQIAKGYSDTEIIAMAAWFADQK
- a CDS encoding MBL fold metallo-hydrolase encodes the protein MKVLLIPVTPFQQNCSLLIDEATQRAAVCDPGGDLNRITAAIQEHGVTLEKIFLTHGHVDHCAGAAALARQFGVPIEGPHEDERFWIEQLPEQTRRFGFGHAEVFEPDRWLQNGDTVTFGNETLEVYHCPGHTPGHVVFFSRANQLAIVGDVLFAGSIGRTDFPRGNHADLVRSIRTRLWPLGDDVTFVPGHGPVSTFGDERRSNPFVADHVIDAA
- a CDS encoding YraN family protein; translation: MNRSFQSTTPGVARTATQAGALAEDRALAYLRRQGLAQVVRNYRCKGGEIDLIMRAADGTLVFVEVRQRRGRGFGGAAQSITPAKQRRVLHAAAHYLATLPSVPPCRVDVVAIEPGRIDWLPGAFDLTSADGNGGADAAS
- the rsmI gene encoding 16S rRNA (cytidine(1402)-2'-O)-methyltransferase yields the protein MNDWTQLAAGQTYPAGTLYVVATPIGNVADLSLRALHVLGLADAIACEDTRNTGQLLSRVGLQRPLVAVHEHNEREAAVRIVERLGAGERIAYVSDAGTPGISDPGARLVEAVRAAGLKVVPLPGPSAAVTALSVAGDMVEAGDGRFTFVGFLPGKAKARQDAIAQLAALDHAWILYEAPHRIADTLAALAQALPATRRLLIGRELTKLFEETPVVTVADAPAWLAAEAARGKGEFVLVVEGAGRAEDADADTPDPEAVRVLKLLLAELPAKRAAKLAAAITGARTDALYQLALAQRGEAGADGSEQEA
- a CDS encoding BON domain-containing protein, coding for MANVTHSKKTSPARMARTAVTVAALLVSATQLAGCFPVLAGAVGTGVVLATDRRPTGTQAIDRGLQVEIDSTLSQRYGDSQARVNTTVYNRKVLLTGEAANAQIKQQIEQYVRGLSNAREVVNELEVTASPGFMTRSNDTYLTSKVKTLLVTAEGVPANSIKVTTEKGVVYLMGVVTSPEGDKATDVARNASGVQKVVKVFDYVSEAERARLDQASSSQNGNAGSEAVGTPAPVQSVPGSQPNAPVTSDAPASMGTSGATTSPVTAPVSSPVALPPGRNLP
- a CDS encoding EamA family transporter — encoded protein: MQAKDRLLALAIIVVWGVNFVVIKVGLAGVPPMLLGTLRFALVVFPAIFFIPRPRIPLRMLVAYGASISLGQFAFLFYAMAVGMPAGLASLVLQSQVFFTVAIAALWLGEPVRWHNLAGMVIAAGGLALIGSAAAHGPGGMTVAGFLLTLCAALCWATGNIVSKKIGPVDLLGLVVWGALVPIVPFALLSLWFEGPARIAHALTEVSGRGVFAVCYLAFAATLFGYTMWGRLLTRYAASKVAPLTLLVPVVGLVSAHLLLGEDLAPAQWAGAVVVMAGLLVNVFGNRLGAGRALARR
- a CDS encoding septal ring lytic transglycosylase RlpA family protein, whose protein sequence is MLSLPLFRPGSVREAAPGSNRFLRQCAIIVSALVMAACATPPGSETDTAADASGAIATKSAKTRPARPATAAGAKSEDRGNWNLFGLQDDNAPSQPSIDGLRADMGTFEQRGMASWYGKGFHGRKTANGERFDMRAMTAAHPSLPLDSWVLVRNLRNNKVAVVRINDRGPYHGNRILDLSYAAAKRLNFVDHGATQVEIRRLSRTEVAALGPNVEAGGMEAGDGSGADEVPDTASTLVPTKAKAKARTVRHKKK
- a CDS encoding exonuclease, with translation MARKQPPDTRPEIYVSTDVEADGPIPGPHSMLSFASVAMLADKTVVGTFAANLETLPGAAGHPVQMQWWKTQPDAWAACRRNLERPEDVLPRYVDWVEKLPGKPVFIAFPAGFDFTWMFWYMMRFAGRSPFGWAALDIKTLGFALTGRPYRKSVKAAFPAHWHDPLPHTHVALDDAREQGALFCNMLAELRAREARLAAADPGSPADPLPPSTS
- a CDS encoding NAD(P)/FAD-dependent oxidoreductase — its product is MDRRTVLKAALAATAPGALSVRQARAAARAKVVVIGGGYGGATAARYLRTWSRGTVDVTLVEPDAAFVSCPLSNLVVAGFRQMADLTLPYDALVRRHGVQHVRDTAAAIDTSRRQVRLTGGGTLPYDRLVLSPGVEMQSSAIDGLAGAGDRVVHAWKAGPQTDILRRQLAAMRDGGTFAITIPLAPYRCPPGPYERACLVADYLKQHKPRSKVLVFDANPDITSKGALFRQVWQTRYAGMIEYRPQHETVGVDPATGMLRFDVQDDEKVDVANLLPPQRAGAIAVGAGLATANGRWCEVDFLTMASKVAPDIHVLGDAVQIAPLMPKSGTMANQHGKVAAAAILQLLAGQAPDPVPLYTNTCYSFTSATEAIHIASVHRYDPAQRTMVTVPGSGGLSTAPSALEGQYGWAWARSIWADMLA